A genome region from Carya illinoinensis cultivar Pawnee chromosome 2, C.illinoinensisPawnee_v1, whole genome shotgun sequence includes the following:
- the LOC122301901 gene encoding probable LRR receptor-like protein kinase At1g51890, which produces MRSEMRQFTYSGILKITDNLQRTLGKGGFGTVYHCYMDGTEVAVKMLSPSSAQGYREFEAEVKLLTRVHHRNLMTFFGYCHEEAHMGLIYEFMACGNLQDRNTNTPISWDDRLRIQLEAAQGLEYLHNGCRPPIIHRDVKPTNILLNENLQAKLADFGLFKVLPSTDGASHVSTIVAGTFGYLDPEYNTSNRLTEKSDIYSFGVVMLEIITGRPVIARNPEKTHVSTWVSFMLAKGDIKNIVDPRLRGDFHVGSAWKAVEIAMNYVSPTSARRPVMSQVATGLTECVSIAGTEGWIQFH; this is translated from the exons ATGAGGTCAGAAATGCGACAATTTACTTATTCTGGCATCCTCAAGATCACCGATAATTTACAGAGAACACTGGGGAAAGGTGGATTTGGAACAGTCTACCATTGCTACATGGATGGCACTGAAGTGGCTGTTAAGATGCTTTCTCCATCATCAGCTCAAGGGTATCGGGAATTTGAAGCAGAG GTTAAGCTTCTGACTAGAGTTCATCATCGAAATTTGATGACCTTTTTTGGGTACTGCCATGAAGAAGCACACATGGGGCTCATTTATGAGTTCATGGCCTGTGGAAACTTGCAAG ATAGAAACACTAACACCCCAATCAGCTGGGATGACAGACTCCGAATACAACTCGAAGCAGCACAAG GACTAGAGTATCTGCACAATGGTTGTAGGCCACCAATAATCCACAGAGATGTGAAGCCTACAAATATATTGTTGAATGAGAATTTGCAAGCCAAACTGGCCGACTTTGGTCTATTCAAAGTATTACCCAGCACCGATGGTGCTTCTCACGTGTCCACCATTGTTGCTGGAACTTTTGGGTACCTCGATCCTGA GTACAACACATCAAACAGGTTAACGGAGAAAAGTGACATCTACAGTTTTGGAGTTGTTATGCTGGAGATAATCACAGGCCGACCTGTGATAGCAAGAAATCCTGAGAAGACTCACGTGAGTACATGGGTGAGTTTCATGCTTGCTAAAGGTGAT ATAAAAAACATTGTTGATCCGAGGTTGCGGGGAGATTTCCACGTTGGCTCTGCCTGGAAAGCTGTTGAAATAGCAATGAATTATGTATCCCCAACATCTGCTAGAAGGCCTGTCATGAGTCAGGTGGCAACGGGACTAACAGAATGTGTGTCCATAGCTGGGACGGAGGGCTGGATTCAATTCCATTAA